Proteins encoded within one genomic window of Oryza glaberrima chromosome 12, OglaRS2, whole genome shotgun sequence:
- the LOC127757558 gene encoding serine hydroxymethyltransferase 4-like produces MAMASHHLAQPPTRAALSSRPTYPLSSHHHSSRLQLPLVSGARRSRLSPVVATSPVAAPAMDAVADWGLTTLEEADPEVYDLVEREKRRQRAGVELIASENFTSLAVMEALGSPLTNKYSEGMPGSRYYGGNEVIDEVEELCRARALAAFHLDPEAWGVNVQPYSGSPANFAAYTGLLQPHERIMGLDLPSGGHLTHGYYTAGGKKISATSIYFESLPYKVSSETGYVDYDKLEEKAMDFRPKLIICGGSAYPRDWDYARFRAIADKCGAMLLCDMAHISGLVAAQEAANPFQYSDVVTTTTHKSLRGPRSGMIFYRKGPKPPKKGQPEGALYDYEDRINFAVFPSLQGGPHNHQIAALAVGLKQTMSPGFKSYIKQVKANAVALGNHLMSKGYKLVTDGTENHLVLWDLRPLGLTGNKVEKVCDLCSITLNKNAVLGDSSAMSPGGVRIGTPAMTSRGLVEEDFVQIAEFLHQAVTICLDVQKERGKLLKYFNEGLENNKDIEDLRAEVEKFATSFEMPGFRVSDMKYKD; encoded by the exons atggcgATGGCTTCGCACCACCTCGCCCAGCCGCCCACGCGCGCGGCTCTCTCCTCGCGCCCCACCTACCCGCTCTCCAGCCATCACCACTCCTCCCGTCTCCAGCTCCCGCTCGTCAGCGGGGCGCGGCGCAGCAGGCTGTCCCCCGTGGTGGCGACGTCCCCGGTCGCCGCCCCAGCGATGGACGCCGTGGCCGACTGGGGGCTGACCACGCTGGAGGAGGCTGACCCGGAGGTGTACGACCTCGTCGAGCGCGagaagcggcggcagcgcgcgggcgTCGAGCTCATCGCGTCGGAGAACTTCACCTCGCTCGCCGTCATGGAGGCGCTGGGCTCGCCGCTCACCAACAAGTACTCCGAGGGCATGCCGGGGTCCCGCTACTACGGAGGCAACGAGGTCATcgacgaggtggaggagctctgccgcgcccgcgcgctcgccgccttcCACCTCGACCCCGAGGCCTGGGGCGTCAACGTGCAGCCCTACtccggctcgccggcgaactTCGCCGCCTACACCGGGCTGCTCCAACCCCACGAGCGGATCATGGGGCTCGATTTGCCGTCCGGCGGCCACCTCACGCACGGCTACTACACCGCCGGCGGCAAAAAGATCTCCGCCACGTCCATCTACTTCGAGAGCCTGCCGTACAAGGTGAGCTCCGAGACAGGATACGTCGATTATGATAAGCTGGAGGAGAAGGCCATGGATTTTCGGCCCAAGCTCATCATCTGCGGCGGGAGCGCGTACCCGCGGGATTGGGATTACGCCAGGTTCAGGGCCATCGCGGATAAGTGCGGCGCCATGTTGCTCTGCGACATGGCTCACATCAGTGGCCTAGTTGCCGCGCAG GAGGCTGCAAATCCTTTTCAATATTCTGATGTGgttaccaccaccacccacaaGAGTCTCCGAGGGCCAAGATCTGGTATGATCTTCTACAGGAAGGGCCCGAAGCCTCCCAAGAAAGGCCAGCCTGAGGGCGCTCTGTATGACTACGAGGACAGGATCAACTTCGCAGTGTTTCCGTCGCTCCAAGGGGGCCCTCACAACCACCAAATTGCTGCGCTAGCGGTTGGTTTGAAGCAGACTATGTCACCTGGATTCAAGTCTTATATTAAGCAGGTCAAGGCCAATGCTGTTGCCCTTGGTAACCATTTGATGAGTAAGGGCTACAAATTGGTTACTGACGGAACAGAGAACCATCTTGTTCTCTGGGATCTGCGCCCTCTTGGCTTGACTG GTAACAAAGTTGAGAAGGTCTGTGATTTGTGCAGCATTACACTGAACAAAAATGCTGTCCTTGGGGATAGCAGTGCAATGTCACCTGGTGGTGTCCGCATTG GTACACCTGCCATGACATCAAGGGGTTTGGTAGAGGAGGACTTTGTACAGATCGCCGAGTTCCTTCACCAGGCAGTGACCATCTGCTTGGATGTTCAGAAGGAGCGTGGCAAGCTTCTCAAGTACTTCAACGAGGGCCTGGAGAACAACAAGGACATTGAGGACCTCAGGGCGGAGGTGGAGAAGTTTGCCACTTCATTCGAGATGCCTGGCTTCAGGGTATCCGACATGAAGTACAAGGATTAG